The following are encoded together in the Pleurocapsa sp. FMAR1 genome:
- the ligA gene encoding NAD-dependent DNA ligase LigA has product MTVTPETKKKVVLLREQLQKAGYAYYVLDEPIMEDTVYDKLYRQLQDLEAEYPELVTADSPTQRVGDKPASRFTAVRHNIPLYSLENAFNSAELAKWQTRWQKQIENMPEFNYVCELKIDGSAIALTYEDGILVRGATRGDGVTGEEVTQNIRTIRTIPLKLSLNNPPAKVEVRGEAFLPLDVFAAINQARSKSGEALFANPRNAAAGTLRQLDSKIVAQRKLNFFAYTLHTDGTQQKIDSQWESLEILQQMGFLVNPNRKLCASLAEVEAYFQEWDTGRKNLPYLTDGVVVKVNDYQLQQRLGFTQKFPRWAIALKYPAEESPTVVKDIIVNVGRTGAVTPMAVMQPVQLAGTTVQRATLHNSDRVTELDIRVGDTVIVRKAGEIIPEVVRVLKDLRPDGTVPYQMPTSCPECNSALVRPQDEAVTRCINSSCPAILRGSIIHWASRNALDIRGLGERIAILLIKNSLVHSVADLYTLTVEQIASLERMGTKSAENLIQAIAESKNQDYDRILYGLGIRYVGSVNAKILTENFPTIEELSQASFESIEAVYGIGEEIAQSVFEWVRIADNRTLIKQLQAAGLKFVSSQSTLDSVAQSQQVLAGKTFVITGTLLSLKRSEAQQLIEQAGGKVTGSISKKTDYLLLGEDAGSKLAKAEKLGIPQLNEAQLLELLNN; this is encoded by the coding sequence ATGACCGTAACGCCTGAAACAAAGAAAAAAGTTGTTCTGTTGAGAGAACAACTTCAAAAAGCGGGTTATGCCTATTACGTTTTGGATGAACCCATTATGGAGGATACAGTATATGACAAGCTGTATCGTCAGCTACAGGATTTAGAGGCAGAATATCCTGAATTAGTTACCGCTGATAGTCCTACGCAAAGGGTAGGGGACAAGCCAGCATCGCGGTTTACTGCCGTAAGACATAATATTCCTCTATATAGTTTAGAAAATGCCTTTAACTCGGCAGAATTGGCTAAATGGCAAACTCGCTGGCAAAAGCAGATTGAAAATATGCCTGAGTTTAACTATGTATGTGAGTTAAAAATAGACGGTAGCGCGATCGCTTTAACTTACGAAGACGGTATTTTAGTTAGGGGTGCAACTCGTGGAGATGGAGTTACGGGGGAAGAAGTTACTCAAAACATTAGAACTATTCGCACCATTCCCCTGAAGTTAAGTTTAAATAATCCTCCTGCAAAAGTAGAGGTAAGAGGAGAGGCATTTTTACCTTTAGATGTATTTGCAGCAATCAATCAAGCCAGAAGCAAGTCAGGAGAGGCTTTATTTGCTAATCCTCGTAACGCTGCTGCGGGTACACTGCGTCAGCTAGATTCTAAAATCGTTGCCCAACGTAAGCTAAATTTCTTTGCCTATACTTTGCATACTGATGGTACGCAGCAGAAAATTGATTCCCAGTGGGAATCTTTAGAGATACTACAGCAAATGGGTTTTTTGGTTAACCCTAATCGTAAACTGTGTGCATCTTTAGCAGAAGTAGAGGCATACTTTCAGGAGTGGGATACGGGCAGAAAAAACTTACCCTATCTGACTGATGGTGTAGTGGTAAAAGTAAACGACTATCAACTGCAACAACGGTTAGGGTTTACGCAAAAATTTCCTCGCTGGGCGATCGCTCTTAAATATCCTGCCGAGGAATCTCCCACCGTAGTCAAAGATATTATTGTCAACGTCGGTCGTACTGGGGCAGTAACGCCCATGGCTGTGATGCAGCCTGTGCAGCTAGCGGGAACAACGGTACAAAGAGCAACTCTACACAATAGCGATCGCGTTACGGAATTAGACATCCGCGTTGGTGATACGGTGATTGTTCGCAAAGCGGGAGAAATTATCCCCGAAGTTGTCCGTGTTCTCAAGGATTTACGCCCTGATGGTACCGTCCCTTATCAGATGCCAACTAGCTGCCCTGAATGTAATTCGGCTTTAGTTCGCCCCCAAGATGAAGCCGTTACTCGCTGCATCAATAGTTCTTGTCCAGCCATTCTCCGAGGCAGTATTATTCACTGGGCTTCCCGTAATGCTTTAGATATTCGCGGTTTAGGCGAAAGAATAGCCATACTACTGATAAAAAACAGTTTAGTACATTCTGTTGCCGATTTATACACTTTGACTGTAGAACAAATTGCCAGCTTGGAAAGAATGGGAACAAAATCAGCCGAGAATCTGATTCAGGCGATCGCTGAATCAAAAAATCAAGACTATGACAGAATTTTATATGGCTTGGGTATTCGTTACGTAGGCAGCGTTAACGCCAAGATCTTGACTGAAAACTTTCCCACCATTGAGGAGTTATCTCAGGCATCTTTTGAGTCAATCGAAGCAGTTTATGGTATTGGCGAGGAAATAGCCCAGTCAGTTTTTGAATGGGTAAGAATAGCGGACAATCGAACTTTAATTAAACAGTTACAAGCAGCAGGATTAAAGTTTGTTTCTAGTCAATCTACCTTAGATAGTGTCGCTCAATCTCAGCAAGTATTAGCAGGTAAAACTTTTGTGATCACAGGAACTTTACTTAGTTTAAAACGCAGTGAAGCTCAACAACTTATAGAACAAGCGGGAGGAAAAGTAACGGGTTCGATCAGCAAAAAAACTGACTATCTATTATTAGGAGAAGACGCTGGTTCTAAATTAGCTAAAGCCGAAAAACTAGGCATTCCTCAACTAAACGAAGCCCAACTATTAGAATTGCTCAACAACTAA
- a CDS encoding nitroreductase family protein: protein MVMFTEQLTQIIRSRRSTKPRLFNGQKIKDEIIWKILENANWAPNHGLTQPWRYKVFADSGLQKLANFQADLYQKLTPSDKFQPEKCDRLKSNVLKSSHVIVICMQRQTTEKIPEIEEVEAVACSVQNMALTAAAYEICSFWGSGGITYTEELKSFLGLAEKDKCLGYLYLGYSDNPCTKSHRQPIKDKVEWFD from the coding sequence ATGGTTATGTTTACTGAACAGCTAACTCAAATAATAAGATCCCGTCGTTCTACTAAACCGCGTCTTTTCAATGGTCAAAAAATAAAAGATGAGATCATCTGGAAGATACTAGAAAATGCCAATTGGGCTCCTAATCATGGCTTAACTCAACCCTGGAGATATAAAGTATTTGCTGATTCTGGATTACAAAAGTTAGCTAATTTTCAAGCAGATCTATATCAAAAACTTACCCCCTCCGATAAATTTCAACCCGAAAAATGCGATCGCCTGAAGTCTAACGTGCTTAAGTCTTCTCATGTAATTGTTATCTGTATGCAACGGCAAACAACAGAAAAAATACCAGAGATCGAAGAGGTAGAAGCTGTTGCCTGTAGTGTACAAAACATGGCATTAACCGCAGCAGCCTACGAAATTTGCAGCTTTTGGGGATCGGGCGGTATTACCTACACTGAAGAATTAAAAAGTTTTCTGGGTTTGGCAGAAAAAGATAAGTGCCTGGGTTATTTATATCTGGGATATAGCGATAATCCCTGCACAAAAAGCCATCGTCAACCAATTAAAGATAAGGTGGAGTGGTTTGATTAG
- a CDS encoding response regulator transcription factor has translation MKDTSSKDNKKLLLIDDDPNLILLVKDYLEFRGYNVDTAENGREALEVLDQNVPDMIICDVMMPEMDGYALVKHIREEPVTNRIPVLFLSAKGQSQDRVKGLNEGADVYMVKPFEPEELVAQVESSLSQLKRWEQGRPKGLDGVPTIVVPHNVELTPTELKVVQLVAKGMANREIAQQLNVSQRTIESHVSNMLNKTSLNNRTELARWAIESSMA, from the coding sequence ATGAAAGACACTTCCTCCAAAGATAATAAAAAACTGCTGCTCATAGATGATGACCCAAATTTAATTTTGCTGGTTAAAGATTATTTAGAATTTAGAGGATATAACGTAGACACAGCAGAAAATGGTAGAGAAGCTCTAGAAGTTCTAGATCAAAATGTTCCTGACATGATTATTTGTGATGTCATGATGCCAGAAATGGATGGTTACGCTTTAGTAAAACATATCCGTGAAGAACCAGTTACCAATCGAATTCCTGTATTGTTTCTTTCGGCTAAAGGTCAAAGTCAAGACCGAGTTAAAGGGTTAAATGAAGGTGCAGATGTATACATGGTCAAACCTTTTGAACCTGAAGAATTAGTCGCTCAGGTAGAATCTTCTCTGAGTCAGCTTAAACGTTGGGAGCAAGGTCGTCCTAAAGGTTTAGATGGTGTGCCTACTATTGTTGTGCCTCACAATGTAGAATTAACTCCTACAGAACTAAAAGTAGTACAGCTAGTAGCTAAGGGAATGGCAAATCGCGAAATTGCTCAACAGTTAAACGTCAGCCAGAGGACTATTGAGAGTCATGTATCAAATATGCTCAATAAAACTAGTCTTAACAATCGTACTGAACTGGCTCGCTGGGCAATTGAAAGCAGCATGGCATAA
- a CDS encoding Swt1 family HEPN domain-containing protein, translating to MAITNKERVGRALDILKEGLYPFVEREMRSAYNEHWENHALSHLYEDRNLKRTTAERLQQDVTDLINVFFGEWHNVFKKTLGHAERNLVGELKTVRNDWAHGKNFSTDDAYRALDSTARLLSSISAPQADTVEKQKQELLRLRFEEQARHEKRKATNVVIESDPQGGLKPWREIVTPHDDVASGRFQQAEFAADLWQVYLDDKNCADEYRDPTEFFHRTYLTEGLKDLLANALIRLSGKGGDPVIELQTNFGGGKTHAMLALYHLCFGVSAKDLPGCETIFTETGIDNPPKDVNTAVLVGNKIDPGTPDRKKDGTVVKTLWGEIAWQLGGKEGYEMLAEADENSTNPGDKLKDLFNRYSPCLILIDEWVAYARQLHYEKDLPAGDFDTHFTFAQTISESAKNADKTLLVVSIPASDIEIGGDKGFEALNRLKNAIGRVESPWQPASAEESFHIVRRRLFKDIIDPSLFTARDTVIRAFSQMYRDQKTEFPAECREKDYERRITDAYPIHPELFERLYEDWSSLDKFQRTRGVLRLMAKVISYLWQENDKNLMILPANIPMADSQVQSELTRYLDDQWRPIIDKDVDGTNSLPVDLDRQHSNLGRYSACRRVTRTIYMGSAPLQKAANKGLDIRRIKLGCTQPGENVATFGDALRRLTNQATYLYVDSSERYWIDTQPNVTRTAVDRATQYREDQTWDEIIRRLKLDREMGDFSGVHIAPNSSSDIPDESTMGVRLVLLQPNLTHSSKAKDSDALKSAKQILDTKGTAPRYCKNLLVFLAPDQGKQENLVRLVNQYLAWESIVADSGKKNLNLNGSQKNQAEKKLKDADKTVKMSLQDTYQWLLVPDQPEPTGDLEWEEYRLSVKDSPILQASRKLGHEEHLITTYAPARLTLEILNDYVWKNDNHIDLKTLWKYLTNYLYLPRLKNEQVLLDAIADGVGKDLCSWQENFAYANGFDEATGKYLGLTAGQPIVPNFSSSDFLVKPEVALAQFKFEEEERQKSEYTSNKNIGNGNAVQSARDNYKTNAHSSNNSSLLKSNSSTNIIVEPQQPKKRFYGSVALDSERINRDASQIADEILQHLTSLVGAKVKVTLEIEAEVESGIPENVIRTIRENCHTLRFESQDFSEG from the coding sequence ATGGCTATTACCAATAAAGAAAGAGTAGGCAGAGCATTAGACATATTAAAAGAAGGCTTATACCCCTTCGTAGAAAGGGAAATGCGTTCTGCTTATAACGAACATTGGGAAAACCATGCTCTCAGTCATTTATATGAAGACCGCAATCTCAAGCGCACTACTGCCGAACGCTTACAACAGGATGTAACCGATCTAATTAACGTATTTTTTGGTGAATGGCATAATGTCTTCAAAAAAACTTTAGGACACGCCGAAAGAAATTTGGTTGGGGAACTTAAAACAGTTCGTAACGATTGGGCGCACGGTAAAAATTTCTCTACAGATGATGCCTACCGCGCTTTAGATAGTACTGCTAGATTACTCTCTTCCATTTCTGCACCCCAAGCGGATACGGTTGAAAAACAGAAACAAGAACTATTACGTCTGCGCTTTGAAGAACAAGCCCGCCATGAAAAACGTAAGGCTACTAATGTGGTAATTGAAAGCGATCCTCAAGGCGGTTTAAAACCCTGGCGAGAAATTGTAACCCCTCACGATGATGTAGCTTCTGGACGCTTTCAACAAGCCGAATTCGCAGCCGATTTATGGCAGGTATATCTAGATGATAAAAACTGCGCCGATGAATATCGCGATCCTACAGAGTTCTTTCACCGCACCTATCTTACTGAAGGACTTAAAGATTTACTCGCTAACGCTTTAATTCGTCTCAGTGGCAAAGGGGGCGACCCCGTAATTGAACTACAAACTAACTTTGGTGGTGGTAAAACCCACGCCATGTTAGCTCTGTACCATTTGTGTTTTGGAGTTTCTGCCAAAGATTTACCTGGATGTGAAACTATTTTCACGGAAACTGGAATTGATAATCCGCCCAAAGATGTTAACACTGCTGTTCTGGTAGGAAATAAAATCGATCCTGGTACTCCCGATCGCAAAAAAGATGGCACGGTAGTTAAAACTCTCTGGGGAGAAATTGCTTGGCAACTTGGGGGCAAAGAAGGCTATGAAATGCTAGCAGAGGCAGATGAAAACTCTACCAATCCTGGTGATAAGCTCAAAGACCTATTCAACCGATATTCACCTTGTCTAATCCTCATTGATGAATGGGTCGCTTATGCCCGTCAACTACATTATGAAAAGGATCTTCCCGCTGGAGATTTTGATACCCACTTTACCTTTGCTCAAACCATAAGTGAATCAGCTAAAAATGCTGACAAAACTTTACTGGTAGTTAGTATTCCCGCTTCAGATATTGAGATTGGTGGTGATAAAGGTTTTGAAGCTTTGAACCGTCTCAAAAATGCTATTGGTCGGGTAGAGTCTCCTTGGCAGCCTGCCTCCGCCGAAGAAAGTTTTCATATTGTCCGCCGTCGTCTATTCAAAGATATTATCGATCCTAGTTTATTTACTGCCCGTGATACTGTAATTCGAGCATTTAGTCAGATGTATCGCGACCAAAAAACTGAATTCCCCGCAGAATGTCGTGAGAAAGATTACGAAAGAAGAATTACAGATGCCTATCCGATTCATCCCGAACTATTTGAACGTCTATACGAAGATTGGTCTAGTTTAGACAAATTCCAACGCACTCGTGGAGTATTGCGCTTAATGGCTAAGGTCATTAGTTATCTCTGGCAAGAAAACGACAAAAATCTGATGATTCTTCCTGCCAATATACCGATGGCTGATTCTCAAGTACAGTCAGAATTAACTCGTTATCTAGACGACCAATGGCGACCGATCATCGATAAAGATGTAGACGGTACTAACTCTCTGCCTGTCGATCTCGACCGTCAACATTCTAATTTAGGACGCTATTCTGCTTGCCGTCGGGTAACTCGAACTATTTATATGGGTTCAGCACCACTACAAAAAGCTGCCAACAAAGGCTTAGATATCCGCCGAATTAAATTGGGTTGCACCCAACCAGGAGAAAACGTTGCGACCTTTGGTGATGCTCTACGCAGACTGACTAACCAAGCGACCTATCTTTATGTCGATAGTAGTGAGAGATACTGGATTGATACTCAACCCAACGTTACCCGTACTGCTGTTGACCGCGCTACCCAGTATAGAGAAGACCAAACTTGGGATGAAATTATTAGACGGCTCAAGCTAGATAGAGAGATGGGAGATTTTTCTGGTGTTCACATTGCACCTAATTCATCTTCTGATATCCCCGATGAATCAACAATGGGAGTTAGATTGGTGTTACTCCAGCCTAACCTAACCCATAGCAGCAAGGCCAAAGATAGTGATGCCCTAAAGTCCGCCAAACAAATACTCGATACTAAAGGTACTGCGCCTCGCTATTGTAAAAACCTTCTAGTTTTCCTAGCCCCCGATCAAGGTAAACAAGAAAACTTGGTGAGATTGGTAAATCAATATTTAGCCTGGGAATCAATAGTCGCCGATTCAGGCAAAAAAAATCTTAACCTTAATGGCTCACAGAAAAATCAGGCTGAGAAGAAATTAAAAGACGCAGATAAGACAGTTAAAATGTCATTGCAAGATACCTATCAATGGTTACTAGTTCCAGATCAACCAGAACCTACAGGCGACCTTGAATGGGAAGAATATCGTCTTTCAGTCAAAGATTCCCCTATCCTACAGGCTAGTCGTAAATTAGGTCATGAAGAACACCTAATTACTACCTATGCTCCTGCTCGTCTGACCCTAGAAATTCTCAATGATTATGTCTGGAAAAATGACAATCATATCGACCTTAAAACCCTCTGGAAATATCTAACTAATTACCTCTATTTACCGCGACTCAAAAACGAACAGGTTTTATTAGATGCGATCGCAGATGGAGTGGGAAAAGATTTATGTTCTTGGCAAGAAAACTTTGCTTATGCCAATGGTTTTGATGAAGCCACAGGAAAATATTTAGGATTGACAGCTGGTCAGCCAATTGTTCCCAATTTCAGCAGTTCTGATTTTTTAGTTAAACCAGAAGTAGCATTAGCCCAATTCAAATTTGAAGAAGAAGAAAGACAAAAATCAGAGTATACTTCTAATAAAAATATTGGAAATGGCAATGCAGTTCAAAGTGCTAGAGATAATTATAAAACTAATGCTCATTCCTCTAATAACAGTAGCTTGCTAAAATCTAATTCTTCAACAAATATTATCGTTGAACCACAACAGCCTAAAAAACGTTTTTATGGCTCTGTAGCATTAGATTCGGAACGAATCAACAGAGATGCTTCGCAAATAGCTGATGAAATCTTACAACATCTAACTAGTCTGGTCGGCGCAAAAGTAAAAGTTACTTTAGAAATAGAGGCTGAAGTAGAAAGCGGTATACCAGAAAATGTGATCCGCACAATTAGAGAAAATTGCCATACACTTAGGTTTGAGTCCCAAGATTTTTCAGAAGGTTAA
- a CDS encoding type II toxin-antitoxin system VapC family toxin produces MSYLLDTNILLRTIVTDDPNYHITMEAIASLRRSGERLFVAPQNLIELWNVATRPAAKNGLGISPLEAAAEIARLKELFILLPDTEQIYPEWERLVKTYEVKGVNVHDTRLVAFMLVHRLSHILTFNVKDFRRFSTEITSVSPKEVGSIDESE; encoded by the coding sequence ATGTCCTACCTTTTAGATACTAATATTCTCCTCAGAACCATAGTAACCGACGATCCAAATTATCACATTACTATGGAAGCGATCGCATCTTTGAGAAGATCGGGAGAACGTTTATTTGTTGCTCCACAAAATTTGATTGAATTATGGAATGTAGCGACTCGTCCCGCAGCTAAAAATGGATTAGGGATTTCTCCTTTAGAAGCAGCAGCAGAAATAGCACGTTTAAAAGAGTTATTTATTTTGCTACCCGATACAGAGCAAATTTATCCTGAGTGGGAACGGTTGGTAAAAACTTATGAAGTCAAAGGAGTAAATGTTCACGATACTCGTTTGGTGGCATTCATGCTAGTTCATCGGCTGAGTCATATTCTTACTTTTAACGTTAAAGATTTTCGACGGTTCAGCACGGAAATCACTTCAGTTAGTCCAAAGGAGGTCGGATCGATAGATGAATCTGAATAA
- a CDS encoding DUF1156 domain-containing protein, whose translation MTYRKKLIEVSMPLEAINQESAREKSIRHGHPSTLHLWWARRPLAACRAVLFASLVDDPSAHPDKFPTEEEQQVERQRLHDLIGKIEIEEKSGKSKQVVRGLVSWDDIKTNERGISPIIEAAQKEIARCLAWDNNHEPPTEPEAVRNYLQEYAPPVYDPFCGGGSIPLEAQRLGIEAHGSDLNPVAVLITKALIEIPPKFKDKPPVNPEARKTKDINQWRGAQGLAEDVRYYGKWMRDEAEKRIGHLYPKVYLTPQPPLLLREGEKKKCEVSPELQKKMTEIARKLRREQTASEAILWEALRNRKLEGRKFRRQHPIGQFVVDFYCDVEGLIVEVDGSVHELPEQQELDRQRQVLLESLGLRFVRLTAKQVENDLLSALDTIRSALSSSPENCSLSSQERARVRSEEATVIAWLWARTVKCPNPACGCQMPLVRSFQLSKKKGKEAWVEPIIDNSQSPPVIKFEVKTGEGEPIEGTTSRKGTVCLACATPNNLDYIRSEGKAGRMDAQLMAIVAEGDRGRIYLPPNDEHEKIAASAKPEWKPETELSTHPQYMGTPRYGMIRHCDLFTERQLVALNTFSNLVSEVRKKIKQDAIAAGIANDGLSLSGGGTNATAYSDTVATYLGLANSKCADKWADIVAWDNSRDNVSHVFTRQSIPMVWDFVEANPFSNSSGNFNGATNWIAKVTEIASCNSKGLVRQADATNISSNHLKPIIVSTDPPYYDAVPYSDLSDFFYVWMRRSLNKIHPELFTTLATPKEAELVADQYRHGSRKKAQKFFEDGLEKVFTQVRETAHNRYPFSVYYAFKQTESEAIQNGTSQNIASTGWETMLEGLMRAGFSITGTLPMRTELANRMRGQGSNALASSIVLICRLRPDDAPSATRRQFLKQLQKEFPTDLATLQQGNIAPVDLAQASIGLGMSVFSRYSKVLEADGNPMRVRTALQIINSYIDEFLNEQEGEFDPDTRWALTWFEQYQFEEGQYGDAETLSKAKNTSIKGLEEAGILLAKNGKVRLLQREELPENWNPAKDNRTPDWEATQHLIQTLDKQGETGAAILLAQLGDKGEVCRDLAYRLYVICDRQGWTQEAISYNSLVTSWSEISRLAAMEQQLETVVQGELVV comes from the coding sequence ATGACCTACCGCAAAAAACTAATCGAAGTTTCCATGCCTCTTGAGGCAATAAACCAAGAGTCAGCCAGGGAAAAATCGATTCGGCACGGACATCCTTCTACGCTTCATTTGTGGTGGGCAAGACGACCTCTAGCAGCTTGTCGGGCGGTATTATTTGCTTCATTGGTAGACGATCCTTCAGCACATCCAGACAAGTTCCCCACCGAAGAGGAACAACAAGTAGAAAGACAGCGACTACATGATCTGATTGGGAAGATCGAGATAGAAGAAAAAAGTGGAAAGTCCAAGCAGGTAGTACGAGGCTTGGTTTCCTGGGATGATATTAAAACCAATGAAAGGGGCATCTCGCCCATCATTGAAGCAGCACAGAAAGAGATTGCTCGTTGTTTGGCATGGGATAATAATCACGAACCACCTACCGAACCCGAAGCAGTCAGAAACTATTTACAAGAATACGCTCCACCAGTTTACGATCCTTTCTGTGGTGGCGGTTCGATACCTTTGGAAGCTCAAAGATTGGGCATTGAGGCTCATGGTAGCGATTTGAACCCTGTGGCTGTATTGATTACCAAAGCTTTGATAGAAATTCCCCCTAAGTTTAAAGATAAACCACCAGTCAATCCAGAAGCGCGTAAAACCAAAGACATTAATCAATGGCGAGGAGCGCAGGGACTAGCGGAAGATGTGCGCTATTACGGTAAGTGGATGCGAGATGAGGCTGAAAAACGTATCGGTCATCTTTATCCGAAGGTTTACCTCACCCCCCAGCCCCCTCTCCTATTAAGAGAGGGGGAGAAGAAAAAATGTGAGGTTTCCCCTGAGTTGCAGAAAAAGATGACGGAAATTGCTCGCAAGTTACGCAGAGAACAAACAGCAAGTGAGGCTATTCTCTGGGAAGCTTTGAGAAATCGTAAGTTGGAAGGAAGAAAATTTCGTCGTCAGCACCCTATTGGTCAGTTTGTAGTTGATTTTTATTGTGATGTTGAGGGTTTAATTGTAGAAGTTGATGGTAGTGTTCACGAATTGCCAGAACAGCAAGAATTAGATCGGCAGCGTCAGGTTTTACTTGAATCATTGGGTTTGCGTTTTGTTCGTTTAACAGCCAAACAGGTAGAAAACGATCTTTTATCAGCATTAGATACTATACGGAGTGCTTTGTCCTCATCCCCTGAAAATTGTTCCCTCTCCTCCCAGGAGAGGGCTAGGGTGAGGTCAGAAGAAGCTACCGTAATTGCTTGGTTGTGGGCGAGAACGGTTAAATGCCCCAATCCTGCTTGTGGTTGTCAAATGCCTTTAGTTCGTTCTTTTCAGCTTTCTAAGAAAAAAGGTAAAGAGGCTTGGGTAGAACCAATTATTGATAACAGTCAAAGTCCGCCAGTAATTAAGTTTGAAGTTAAAACTGGTGAAGGTGAACCAATTGAAGGAACAACTAGCCGCAAGGGTACTGTATGTCTTGCTTGTGCTACTCCTAACAATCTCGACTATATCCGTAGCGAAGGAAAAGCAGGACGAATGGATGCTCAATTGATGGCAATTGTAGCTGAAGGCGACAGAGGAAGAATTTATCTACCTCCTAATGACGAACATGAGAAGATTGCTGCTTCAGCAAAGCCAGAATGGAAGCCTGAAACAGAATTATCTACCCATCCTCAGTATATGGGGACACCTCGTTATGGAATGATTAGACATTGCGATCTTTTTACCGAGCGGCAATTGGTTGCTCTAAATACTTTCAGTAATTTAGTTAGTGAAGTTAGAAAGAAAATCAAACAAGATGCGATCGCTGCTGGAATAGCTAATGATGGTTTATCGCTTAGTGGAGGAGGAACAAACGCAACGGCTTATAGTGATACCGTAGCAACTTATTTAGGACTTGCTAACAGTAAATGTGCCGATAAATGGGCTGATATTGTAGCTTGGGATAACAGCAGAGATAATGTTAGCCATGTTTTTACCAGACAATCAATTCCTATGGTTTGGGATTTTGTAGAAGCAAATCCATTTAGTAATTCTTCTGGTAACTTTAACGGAGCGACTAATTGGATTGCCAAAGTTACTGAAATTGCATCCTGCAATTCTAAGGGATTAGTTCGACAGGCAGATGCGACAAATATTTCTAGTAATCACTTAAAGCCAATAATAGTCTCCACAGACCCACCATACTATGATGCTGTTCCTTATTCAGATTTGTCCGACTTTTTCTATGTTTGGATGCGACGTTCGTTAAATAAAATTCATCCCGAACTTTTTACTACATTGGCTACTCCCAAAGAAGCAGAATTAGTAGCAGATCAATATCGTCATGGCAGTCGCAAAAAGGCACAAAAGTTTTTTGAAGATGGATTAGAAAAGGTTTTTACTCAAGTAAGAGAAACGGCTCACAATCGCTACCCTTTTTCTGTCTATTACGCTTTTAAACAAACCGAAAGTGAAGCAATACAAAACGGTACTAGTCAAAATATAGCCTCAACTGGTTGGGAAACCATGCTTGAAGGTTTGATGAGGGCTGGTTTTTCGATTACTGGTACATTACCAATGCGTACAGAACTAGCCAATAGAATGAGAGGTCAAGGTTCTAATGCTCTAGCTTCTTCAATAGTATTAATTTGTCGTCTCCGCCCAGATGATGCTCCTTCCGCTACCCGTCGTCAATTCCTCAAACAACTCCAAAAAGAATTTCCCACCGATTTAGCAACCCTACAACAAGGTAATATCGCTCCTGTAGATTTGGCTCAAGCAAGTATCGGATTGGGAATGTCTGTCTTCTCTCGCTACAGCAAGGTATTAGAAGCAGATGGTAATCCCATGCGCGTCCGTACCGCCTTACAAATAATCAACTCCTATATCGATGAATTCTTGAACGAACAGGAAGGAGAATTTGACCCCGATACCCGTTGGGCTTTGACTTGGTTTGAACAATATCAATTTGAAGAAGGACAATACGGCGATGCGGAAACCCTTTCTAAAGCTAAAAATACCAGTATCAAAGGCTTAGAAGAAGCAGGAATTCTGCTAGCTAAAAACGGTAAAGTCAGACTGCTACAACGAGAAGAATTACCCGAAAACTGGAATCCAGCAAAAGATAACCGCACTCCCGACTGGGAAGCTACCCAACACCTAATTCAAACCCTCGATAAACAAGGAGAAACTGGTGCAGCAATACTATTGGCTCAATTAGGAGACAAAGGGGAAGTCTGTCGAGATTTAGCTTATCGCCTATATGTAATTTGCGATCGCCAAGGTTGGACACAGGAGGCAATTTCCTATAACAGCTTAGTGACTTCCTGGTCAGAAATATCTCGTCTAGCTGCAATGGAACAACAGCTAGAAACAGTCGTACAGGGAGAATTAGTAGTATAA
- a CDS encoding type II toxin-antitoxin system PemK/MazF family toxin, which yields MTYKQYYVVVVPFPFTDGTATKKRPALVISDATAFNKSIKKSVMAMITTASHSPWALDVPISDLKSAGLKAKSIVRMKLFTLDDALVIKKIGKLATGDRDRVQKSLQQLFNLESEN from the coding sequence GTGACTTATAAACAATACTATGTAGTAGTTGTACCTTTTCCTTTTACAGACGGTACGGCTACTAAAAAACGTCCTGCTTTAGTGATTTCCGATGCTACGGCATTTAATAAATCAATAAAGAAAAGTGTCATGGCAATGATTACTACGGCTTCTCATTCTCCCTGGGCTTTAGATGTGCCGATTTCAGATTTAAAAAGTGCAGGACTAAAAGCCAAATCGATTGTCAGAATGAAATTATTCACCTTAGATGATGCTTTAGTAATCAAAAAGATTGGTAAATTAGCAACAGGCGATCGCGATCGCGTCCAAAAATCGCTTCAGCAATTATTTAATTTGGAGAGCGAAAATTAA